From a single Phalacrocorax aristotelis chromosome 1, bGulAri2.1, whole genome shotgun sequence genomic region:
- the GLT8D2 gene encoding glycosyltransferase 8 domain-containing protein 2 isoform X1 yields the protein MALLKKINQILLLLLVLTVCAILYNKVHQVPSTLKNETVDLESPEEMEEEIPVVICAAAGRMGATIAAISSIYSNTEANVLFYVVGLKTTIPHIRKWIENSKLKEIKFRVVEFNPMVLKGKIRQDASRPELLQPLNFVRFYLPLLIQKHEKVIYLDDDVIVQGDIQELYDTKLAPGHAAAFSDDCDLPSTHEMVRSVGMQNTYMGFLDYRKQAIRDLGISPSTCSFNPGVIVANMTEWKHQRITKQLEKWMQRNVEENLYSSTLGGGVATSPMLIVFHGKYSAINPMWHIRHLGWSPDTRYSEHFLQEAKLLHWNGRYKPWNYPSVHTDLWETWFIPDPSGKFKLTRPES from the exons ATGgctcttttaaagaaaa TTAACCAGATCTTATTGTTACTTCTTGTCTTAACTGTGTGTGCCATTCTGTATAATAAAGTTCACCAAGTGCCATCGACATTAAAGAATGAAACAG TTGATTTGGAGAGTCCtgaggaaatggaagaagaaatccCAGTTGTCATCTGTGCTGCTGCGGGCAGAATGGGTGCAACTATAGCAGCAATCAGTAGCATCTACAGCAACACAGAGGCTAATGTTTTGTTCTACGTAGTTGGGCTGAAGACTACCATCCCACATATTCG AAAATGGATTGAAaattcaaaactgaaagaaataaaatttaggGTTGTGGAATTCAACCCAATGGtactaaaaggaaaaatcagacAAGATGCATCGCGTCCTGAGCTACTGCAGCCT cTGAACTTCGTTCGATTTTATCTTCCTTTGCTTATCCAGAAACATGAGAAAGTAATATATTTGGATGATGATGTCATTGTTCAAG GTGACATCCAGGAACTCTACGATACTAAGTTAGCTCCTGGACATGCTGCAGCTTTTTCAGATGATTGTGATCTGCCTTCTACACATGAAATGGTTAGAAGTGTAGGGATGCAG aACACGTACATGGGATTCCTGGACTACAGAAAGCAAGCGATTAGAGATCTTGGCATCAGCCCCAGCACCTGCTCCTTTAACCCTGGAGTAATTGTTGCTAACATGACTGAATGGAAACATCAACGGATTACAAAGCAGTTGGAAAAGTGGATGCAAAGAAACGTAGA GGAAAACCTCTACAGCAGCACCCTTGGGGGAGGTGTGGCAACCTCTCCAATGCTCATTGTATTTCATGGGAAGTATTCTGCTATTAATCCTATGTGGCACATAAGGCATCTTG GTTGGAGTCCTGATACCCGTTACTCAGAGCATTTTCTTCAAGAAGCTAAATTACTTCATTGGAATGGGAGATACAAACCTTGGAACTATCCCAGCGTTCACACCGATCTCTGGGAAACCTGGTTTATTCCTGACCCTTCAGGGAAGTTCAAATTAACTCGTCCCGAGAGCTGA
- the GLT8D2 gene encoding glycosyltransferase 8 domain-containing protein 2 isoform X2, which translates to MRMCIGCVDLESPEEMEEEIPVVICAAAGRMGATIAAISSIYSNTEANVLFYVVGLKTTIPHIRKWIENSKLKEIKFRVVEFNPMVLKGKIRQDASRPELLQPLNFVRFYLPLLIQKHEKVIYLDDDVIVQGDIQELYDTKLAPGHAAAFSDDCDLPSTHEMVRSVGMQNTYMGFLDYRKQAIRDLGISPSTCSFNPGVIVANMTEWKHQRITKQLEKWMQRNVEENLYSSTLGGGVATSPMLIVFHGKYSAINPMWHIRHLGWSPDTRYSEHFLQEAKLLHWNGRYKPWNYPSVHTDLWETWFIPDPSGKFKLTRPES; encoded by the exons ATGCGGATGTGTATAGGATGTG TTGATTTGGAGAGTCCtgaggaaatggaagaagaaatccCAGTTGTCATCTGTGCTGCTGCGGGCAGAATGGGTGCAACTATAGCAGCAATCAGTAGCATCTACAGCAACACAGAGGCTAATGTTTTGTTCTACGTAGTTGGGCTGAAGACTACCATCCCACATATTCG AAAATGGATTGAAaattcaaaactgaaagaaataaaatttaggGTTGTGGAATTCAACCCAATGGtactaaaaggaaaaatcagacAAGATGCATCGCGTCCTGAGCTACTGCAGCCT cTGAACTTCGTTCGATTTTATCTTCCTTTGCTTATCCAGAAACATGAGAAAGTAATATATTTGGATGATGATGTCATTGTTCAAG GTGACATCCAGGAACTCTACGATACTAAGTTAGCTCCTGGACATGCTGCAGCTTTTTCAGATGATTGTGATCTGCCTTCTACACATGAAATGGTTAGAAGTGTAGGGATGCAG aACACGTACATGGGATTCCTGGACTACAGAAAGCAAGCGATTAGAGATCTTGGCATCAGCCCCAGCACCTGCTCCTTTAACCCTGGAGTAATTGTTGCTAACATGACTGAATGGAAACATCAACGGATTACAAAGCAGTTGGAAAAGTGGATGCAAAGAAACGTAGA GGAAAACCTCTACAGCAGCACCCTTGGGGGAGGTGTGGCAACCTCTCCAATGCTCATTGTATTTCATGGGAAGTATTCTGCTATTAATCCTATGTGGCACATAAGGCATCTTG GTTGGAGTCCTGATACCCGTTACTCAGAGCATTTTCTTCAAGAAGCTAAATTACTTCATTGGAATGGGAGATACAAACCTTGGAACTATCCCAGCGTTCACACCGATCTCTGGGAAACCTGGTTTATTCCTGACCCTTCAGGGAAGTTCAAATTAACTCGTCCCGAGAGCTGA